A window from Dunckerocampus dactyliophorus isolate RoL2022-P2 chromosome 15, RoL_Ddac_1.1, whole genome shotgun sequence encodes these proteins:
- the chrm2a gene encoding muscarinic acetylcholine receptor M2a, producing MDAFNFTYWNASEGNDTDAAEESESAYKTVEVVFIVLVAGSLSLVTVIGNILVMLSIKVNRNLQTVNNYFLFSLACADLIIGLCSMNLYTVYIVIGYWPLGPVVCDLWLALDYVVSNASVMNLLIISFDRYFCVTKPLSYPVKRTTKMAGMMIAAAWVLSFILWAPAILFWQFIVGGRTVPEKECYIQFFSNAAVTFGTAIAAFYLPVIIMIQLYWQISRASKSRVKKENRKPSGGNAEPLSPVQRRNNKPNNNNIPGENVGCSQSQNVDDSTNQHDGRMQNGKAPSTTNEGETEGDDVARDVCGPGEEKESSNDSTSGSVAASNMKEEEAVPSAANSSADTNQSLPRQRAKAGGSKLTCIKIKAKSPKGDCYTPSNATVEIVPASDRQNHVARKIVKMTKQPPNKKKKVAPSREKKVTRTIMAILVAFVATWTPYNVMVLINTFCSSCVPSTVWTLGYWLCYINSTINPACYALCNVTFKKTFKHLLLCQYKNIRSAR from the coding sequence ATGGACGCATTTAACTTCACTTACTGGAACGCCTCGGAAGGCAACGACACCGACGCGGCGGAGGAGAGTGAGAGCGCCTACAAGACGGTGGAGGTGGTGTTCATCGTGTTGGTGGCCGGCTCCCTCAGTCTGGTCACTGTGATCGGAAACATCCTGGTCATGCTGTCCATCAAAGTCAACAGGAACTTGCAGACTGTCAACAACTATTTCCTCTTCAGCCTGGCGTGCGCTGACCTAATCATTGGACTGTGCTCCATGAACTTGTACACGGTCTACATCGTCATCGGGTACTGGCCTCTGGGTCCGGTGGTTTGTGACTTGTGGCTGGCACTGGACTACGTGGTCAGCAACGCGTCCGTCATGAATCTTCTCATCATAAGCTTTGACAGATACTTCTGCGTCACCAAGCCCCTCAGCTACCCCGTCAAAAGGACCACCAAGATGGCGGGGATGATGATCGCCGCCGCCTGGGTGCTGTCTTTCATCCTGTGGGCGCCCGCCATCCTTTTCTGGCAGTTCATCGTGGGTGGGCGGACAGTGCCTGAGAAGGAGTGCTACATTCAGTTCTTCTCCAACGCCGCTGTCACCTTTGGCACGGCCATCGCCGCTTTTTACTTGCCCGTTATCATCATGATTCAGCTCTACTGGCAGATCTCCAGGGCGAGCAAGAGCCGCGTAAAGAAGGAGAACCGAAAGCCATCAGGAGGCAACGCCGAGCCTCTGTCGCCCGTCCAGCGGAGGAACAACAAAcccaacaataacaacataccCGGCGAGAACGTAGGTTGCTCCCAGAGCCAGAATGTGGACGATAGCACAAACCAACATGACGGGAGGATGCAGAACGGCAAAGCGCCTTCAACCACAAATGAGGGAGAAACCGAGGGTGACGACGTGGCGAGGGACGTCTGTGGTCCCGGAGAAGAGAAGGAGAGCTCCAATGACTCCACCTCAGGCAGCGTGGCGGCGTCCAACATGAAAGAAGAGGAGGCGGTGCCCTCAGCGGCCAACTCCAGTGCAGACACCAACCAGTCTCTGCCACGCCAGCGGGCCAAGGCAGGTGGCTCCAAACTGACCTGCATCAAAATCAAGGCTAAATCCCCCAAAGGTGACTGCTACACGCCCTCCAACGCTACTGTGGAAATAGTGCCCGCCTCTGACCGGCAGAACCACGTGGCCCGCAAGATCGTCAAGATGACCAAGCAGCCGcccaacaaaaagaagaaagtggCGCCATCACGGGAGAAGAAAGTGACGCGCACCATCATGGCCATCCTGGTGGCGTTCGTGGCCACATGGACGCCTTACAACGTGATGGTGCTCATTAACACCTTCTGCTCCAGTTGTGTCCCCAGCACGGTGTGGACGCTGGGGTACTGGCTGTGCTACATCAACAGCACCATCAACCCCGCCTGCTACGCTCTGTGCAACGTCACCTTCAAAAAGACCTTCAAGCACCTCCTGCTCTGCCAGTACAAGAACATTCGGTCAGCCAGATAG